The Mytilus galloprovincialis chromosome 2, xbMytGall1.hap1.1, whole genome shotgun sequence genome has a window encoding:
- the LOC143064869 gene encoding uncharacterized protein LOC143064869 isoform X2, which produces MKSYYKPMLLACILGAVVLTYTMSKYQEVLTELQTQKAKFDAIENKISPGIIAQSASLDGKQRISVSGTFEENRKVPEMHKEFKPESFYQDKTAIPDYKIKLQTLIDQKVPADNPDLVNIIRNHYIEQPSQEPYKLLNPERVDYSQGQTPFIDSRLNYMAKFHKAFNMGRAIHDAQSENWVKRNHKNKDLVEMECFPLYSLMLALNRTTIDFFSLDVEGDEVNVLKTIPFDKLNIKMMTVEYAHGGAGGADMQRFLQSKGYEVVLKVSKDNWGVNDLIFRKKGVADGSTI; this is translated from the exons ATGAAGAGTTACTACAAACCTATGTTATTGGCTTGTATATTAGGAGCAGTTGTGTTAACATATACAATGAGTAAATACCAGGAAGTATTGACAGAGCTACAGACACAAAAGGCAAAATTTGatgcaattgaaaataaaattagtcCAGGAATAATAGCTCAGTCAGCTTCTTTAGATGGAAAACAAAGAATTTCTGTTAGTGGTACATTTGAAGAGAACAGAAAAGTTCCTGAAATGCATAAAGAGTTCAAACCTGAATCATTTTATCAAGATAAAACTGCTATACCTGACTACAAAATTAAATTACAGACCCTTATTGATCAGAAGGTTCCAGCAGATAATCCAGACCTGGTGAATATCATCCGTAATCATTACATAGAACAGCCATCACAAGAACCATACAAATTACTTAACCCAGAGCGAGTTGATTATTCACAAGGCCAGACACCATTTATTGATAGCAGACTCAATTATATG GCCAAGTTTCACAAAGCTTTCAACATGGGACGTGCTATCCATGATGCACAGTCTGAAAATTGGGTAAaaagaaatcataaaaataaagatttggtAGAAATGGAATGTTTCCCGTTATATTCTTTGATGCTAGCATTGAACAGAACAACCATTGATTTCTTCAGTTTAGATGTGGAAGGGGATGAAGTTAATGTTCTAAAGACAATACCATTTGATAAGTTAAATATAAAGATGATGACAGTAGAATATGCACATGGTGGAGCAGGTGGTGCTGATATGCAAAGGTTTCTACAGAGTAAAGGTTACGAGGTCGTTCTCAAGGTTTCCAAAGATAACTGGGGTGTCAACGATTTAATCTTTAGAAAGAAAGGTGTAGCTGATGGTAGTACAATTTAA
- the LOC143064869 gene encoding uncharacterized protein LOC143064869 isoform X1 → MKSYYKPMLLACILGAVVLTYTMSKYQEVLTELQTQKAKFDAIENKISPGIIAQSASLDGKQRISVSGTFEENRKVPEMHKEFKPESFYQDKTAIPDYKIKLQTLIDQKVPADNPDLVNIIRNHYIEQPSQEPYKLLNPERVDYSQGQTPFIDSRLNYMEGGFYVECGALNGEKGSNSLFFERVRKWNGLLIEGDPTNYAELKKINRKAFSINACISPRATPFKAKFHKAFNMGRAIHDAQSENWVKRNHKNKDLVEMECFPLYSLMLALNRTTIDFFSLDVEGDEVNVLKTIPFDKLNIKMMTVEYAHGGAGGADMQRFLQSKGYEVVLKVSKDNWGVNDLIFRKKGVADGSTI, encoded by the exons ATGAAGAGTTACTACAAACCTATGTTATTGGCTTGTATATTAGGAGCAGTTGTGTTAACATATACAATGAGTAAATACCAGGAAGTATTGACAGAGCTACAGACACAAAAGGCAAAATTTGatgcaattgaaaataaaattagtcCAGGAATAATAGCTCAGTCAGCTTCTTTAGATGGAAAACAAAGAATTTCTGTTAGTGGTACATTTGAAGAGAACAGAAAAGTTCCTGAAATGCATAAAGAGTTCAAACCTGAATCATTTTATCAAGATAAAACTGCTATACCTGACTACAAAATTAAATTACAGACCCTTATTGATCAGAAGGTTCCAGCAGATAATCCAGACCTGGTGAATATCATCCGTAATCATTACATAGAACAGCCATCACAAGAACCATACAAATTACTTAACCCAGAGCGAGTTGATTATTCACAAGGCCAGACACCATTTATTGATAGCAGACTCAATTATATG GAGGGTGGATTCTACGTTGAATGTGGGGCCTTAAATGGAGAAAAGGGTTCAAATTCCTTGTTTTTTGAAAGAGTTCGTAAGTGGAACGGTTTGTTGATAGAAGGTGATCCTACCAACTATGCTGAATTAAAGAAGATAAATAGAAAGGCATTTTCAATAAATGCCTGCATCAGTCCCAGGGCAACACCATTTAAG GCCAAGTTTCACAAAGCTTTCAACATGGGACGTGCTATCCATGATGCACAGTCTGAAAATTGGGTAAaaagaaatcataaaaataaagatttggtAGAAATGGAATGTTTCCCGTTATATTCTTTGATGCTAGCATTGAACAGAACAACCATTGATTTCTTCAGTTTAGATGTGGAAGGGGATGAAGTTAATGTTCTAAAGACAATACCATTTGATAAGTTAAATATAAAGATGATGACAGTAGAATATGCACATGGTGGAGCAGGTGGTGCTGATATGCAAAGGTTTCTACAGAGTAAAGGTTACGAGGTCGTTCTCAAGGTTTCCAAAGATAACTGGGGTGTCAACGATTTAATCTTTAGAAAGAAAGGTGTAGCTGATGGTAGTACAATTTAA